The stretch of DNA CAATTTCAACCATTTGATCGTTACCTGACCTGGTTTAAAGGTATGCGGGCACGAGGCAGTGCTTGTGCTCGATGTGATATTCGAATTCCTCGCGGAAGTTCTTGATCATCGCTTCCACCGGCATCGCGGCGGCGTCGCCCAGCGCGCAGATGGTGCGGCCCTTGATGTTGCCCGCGATGTTGTTCAGCAGGTCCATGTCTTCCGGACGGCCCTTGCCGTTCTCGATGCGGTGGACCATGCGGTACATCCAGCCGGTGCCTTCACGGCACGGGGTGCACTGGCCGCAGGATTCTTCATAGTAGAAGTACGACAGGCGCAGCAGCGACTTGACCATGCAGCGGGTCTCGTCCATGACGATCACGGCGCCCGAACCCAGCATCGAACCGGCCTTGGCGATCGAATCGTAGTCGAGGTCGGTATCCATCATGACCTCGCCGCGGATCACCGGCGCCGACGAACCGCCCGGGATGACGGCCTTGATCTTCTTGCCGCCGCGCATGCCGCCGGCCAGCTCCATCAGCTTGGCGAACGGGGTGCCCAGCGGGACTTCGTAATTGCCCGGACGCTCGACGTCGCCCGAGATCGAGAAGATCTTGGTGCCGCCGTTGTTCGGCTTGCCGAGCGCCATGTAGTTTTCCGGGCCGATGTTCAGCAGGAACGGGACGGCCGCGAAGGTCTCGGTGTTGTTGATGGTGGTCGGCTTGCCGTACAGGCCGAACGAGGCCGGGAACGGCGGCTTGAAGCGCGGCTGGCCCTTCTTGCCTTCGAGCGACTCGAGCAGCGCGGTTTCTTCGCCGCAGATGTAGGCGCCGTAGCCGTGGTGGGCATGCAGCTGGAACGAGAAGTTCGAACCCATGATGTTATCGCCCAGGAAGCCGGCGGCGCGCGCCTCTTCCAGCGCCTCTTCGAAGCGCAGGTATTCCTGGAAGATCTCGCCGTGGATGTAGTTGTAGCCCACGGTGATGCCCATCGCGTAGGCGCCGATGGCCATGCCTTCGATCAGCGCGTGCGGGTTGTAGCGGATGATGTCGCGGTCCTTGAAGGTACCCGGCTCGCCTTCGTCGGTATTGCAGACGAGGTATTTCTGGCCCGGGTACTGGCGCGGCATGAAGCTCCACTTCAGGCCGGTCGGGAAACCGGCGCCGCCGCGGCCGCGCAGGCCCGAGGCCTTCAGGTCGGCGATGATCTGTTCCGGCGCGACACCGCCTTCCAGGATCTTGCGCAGCGCCGAATAGCCGCCACGCTTGACGTAGTCGGCCAGGCGCCAGTTATCGCCGTTCAGGTCCTTGAGGATCAGCGGATTGATGTGACGATCGTGCAGGCTGCTCATTTCTTCAGTTCCTCTACCAGGGCGTCGATTTTCTGGTCGTTCATGAACGAGCACATGCGGTGGTTATTCACCAGCATCACCGGCGCGTCGCCGCAGGCGCCCATGCACTCGCCTTCGACCAGGGTGAACTGGCCGTCCGCGGTGGTTTCGCGGTAGTCGATGCCCAGCTTGTCCTTCAGGTACTGGCCGGCGCGCTCGCCGCCCGACAGGGCGCACGGCAGGTTGGTGCAGACCGTGATCTTGGCCTTGCCAACCGGCTTCAGGTTGTACATGTTGTAGAAGGTCGCCACTTCCTGCACGGCGATGGCCGGCATGCCGATGTAGTCGGCGACTTCCTGCATGGTTTCCGGCGACAGCCAGCCCAGTTCGACCTGGGCGTGGGCCAGCGAGGCCATCACGGCCGACTGGCGTTGATCGGCTGGGTACTTGGCCAGCTCGCGATCAATTTTCTTGTAGGTTTCCTGCGATAACATAATTCTTTCCTGCCCTCTTAGCGGTCGATACTGCCGAACACGATGTCCTGGGTGCCGATGATCGCGACCGCGTCGGCGATCATGTGACCGCGCGACATTTCGTCGAGGCTCTGCAGGTGGACGTAGTCCGGGGTGCGGATCTTCAGGCGGTACGGCTTGTTGGCGCCGTCCGAGACGATGTAGATGCCGAACTCGCCCTTCGGGTGCTCGACCGCCGCGTAGGCCTCGCCTTCCGGCACGTGGAAGCCTTCGGTGAACAGCTTGAAGTGGTGGATCAGCGATTCCATGTTGGACTTCATGTCCATGCGGTTCGGCGGCGCGATCTTGTGGTTGTCGATCATCACCGGACCCTGGTTCACGCGCAGCCAGGCGATGCACTGCTTGATGATGCGGTTCGACTGGCGCATTTCTTCCACGCGCACCAGGTAGCGGTCGTAGGAGTCGCCGTTGGTGCCGACCGGGATGTCGAACTCGACCTTGTCATAGGCCGCGTAGGGCTGGGTCTTGCGCAGGTCCCAGGCCACGCCCGAGCCGCGCAGCATGGCGCCGGAGAAGCCCATCGCTTTCGCGTCTTCCGGCGACACCACGCCGATGCCGACGGTACGCTGCTTCCAGATACGGTTATCGGTCAGCAGGGTTTCGTATTCGTCGACGTAGCCGTCGAAACGCTTCGTGAACGCATCGATGAAGTCCAGCACCGAACCCTGGCGGTCGCGATTCAGTTCGTCGATCGCCTTCTTCGAGCGGATCGGCGACTCGCGGTGCTGCGGCATGCGGTCCGGCAGGTCGCGGTACACGCCGCCCGGGCGGTAGTAGGCCGCGTGCATGCGCGCGCCCGACACCGCCTCGTAGACGTCGAACAGGTCTTCGCGGTCACGGAAGGCGTACAGGAAGGGACCCATGGCGCCGATGTCGAGCGCGTGCGCGCCCAGCCACATCAGGTGGTTCAGGATACGGGTGATCTCGTCGAACATCGTGCGGATGTACTGCGCGCGGATCGGGGCTTCGATGCCCAGCAGCTTTTCGATCGCCAGCACGTAGCCGTGCTCGTTGCACATCATCGACACGTAGTCCAGGCGGTCCATGTACGGGACCGACTGCAGGTAGGTGCGGGTCTCGGCCAGCTTCTCGGTGCCGCGGTGCAGCAGGCCGATGTGCGGGTCGGCGCGCTGGATCACTTCGCCGTCCAGTTCCAGCACAAGGCGCAGCACGCCGTGCGCTGCCGGGTGCTGCGGACCAAAGTTCAGGGTGTAATTCTTAAGCTCAGCCATTATTTCGATGTCCCGTAGGTTTCTTCGCGGATCACGCGCGGGATGTTCTCGCGCGGTTCGATCGTCACCGGTTGGTAGATCACGCGTTTCTGTTCAGGGTCGTAGCGCATCTCGACATAGCCCGTGATCGGGAAGTCCTTGCGGAACGGGTGGCCGATGAAGCCGTAGTCGGTCAGGATGCGGCGCAGGTCGCCGTGACCGTCGAACAGGATGCCGAACAGGTCGAAGGCTTCGCGCTCGAACCAGTTGGCGGCGCGCCAGATCGGCGTGATCGATTCGACCATCGGCATGTCGTCGTCCACGCAGAAGGTGCGCACGCGCACGCGCCAGTTGTGCTGGAGCGAGAGCAGGTGCACGACCACCGCGAAGCGCGGACCGTCCCAGGTGCCTTCACCATATTGGGAGTAGTCGACGCCGCACAGGTCGATCATTTCTTCGAAGGCGAGTGCGGGGTCGTCGCGCAGCGCCTGCATCGTCTTGATGTAGTCGGCGGCCTTGACCACCACAGTCACTTCGCCCAGCGCCTGCTTGATGGCGGCGCCCTCGCCCAGTGCGTTTTTCAGGGCGAGTTCAAGGGTTTCGAGTTTCGTCGTCATGGTGTTTCGCTGTTCTTAGCGCGCGATGGTGTTGGTGCGCTTGATCTTGTTCTGCAGCTGCAGGATGCCGTACAGCAGGGCTTCCGCGGTCGGCGGGCAACCCGGCACGTACACGTCGACCGGCACGATACGGTCGCAGCCGCGCACCACCGAGTACGAGTAGTGGTAGTAGCCGCCGCCGTTGGCGCAGGACCCCATCGAGATCACCCAGCGCGGTTCGGCCATCTGGTCGTACACCTTGCGCAGGGCGGGAGCCATCTTGTTGCACAGCGTGCCGGCGACGATCATCACGTCGGACTGGCGCGGCGACGGGCGGAACACAATGCCAAAACGGTCGAGATCGTAGCGGGCAGCGCCCACATGCATCATCTCGACCGCGCAGCATGCCAGGCCAAACGTCATCGGGAACATCGATCCCGTGCGTGCCCAGTTGATCAGCTTATCGGCTGTGGTGGTAATGAAACCTTCGTTTAATACGCCTTCAATTGCCATGGCTTATTCCCAATCAAGGGCACCTTTCTTCCAGATGTACCAGAAGCCCACGACGAATTCGGCGATGAACACCATCATCGTGATGAAACCGGTCCAGCCCAGTTCGCGCATCGAGACGCCCCATGGGAAGAAGAATGCCGTTTCCAGATCAAACAAAATAAACAGGATCGCCACCAGGTAGTAGCGAACGTCGAACTTCATGCGCGCATCTTCGAAGGCTTCGAAGCCGCATTCATACGGGGACAGCTTGGCGGCGTCCGGGCGGTGCGGACCCAGGATACGGCCGAGCACCTGCGGAGCGACACCGACGCCGATGCCAATCAGGATAAAGAGAAGAACGGGGAGATAATTTTCGAGGTTCACGTGAAGCCTATTTGAACGATCGGTTAATGAAACACTGCAGGGCTGCAGCGCCGAGTCGCGCGAACCTGGCCGGAGGAGAACTCCGTTGAATGCCACCAGGACCGTACAACTGATCCTCGTGAAAAAGCCAGCTCAGGCAGGAGAGCGATCGCTCATGCGCCCTTGCTGGCTCTTTCGTATATTGGTGCCGACGGCGAGACTCGAACTCGCACAGCTTGCGCCACTACCCCCTCAAGATAGCGTGTCTACCAATTTCACCACGTCGGCTGGAGACCAGTATTTTACCCTGCTTTAGCACTACTTTTCAATGCACAAATTGCGCTATCACAAGGAAATTACGCAATTACTCAACATTTCTTTTGATGCCAGCCATCTTTACTGCAGGGTTGGCAGCTTAAAGGGCTGCCCATCCTTCACAACCATGCACCCTGCCCGATGGCGAGGCGCATTCTACTCCTAATCTGGAACGGGCGTGCGGCCCGGGCCAGGAATTACTTGGTCGGTGCCGGTGCAGGTGCGGCGGGCGCAGCTGCGGCTGGAGCGGCCGGCGCCGGAGCGGCTTCGCCCGGCGCGGCAGGCACGGCAACGCCCGGGGTCTGCGGGATGTCGTTGGCCGGAACGGCGGTGGTCGCGCCGGCGTTCGGGCCCGCGCCCGGGACGTCGGTCGGAATGCCAGTGGCTGGCGCCTGCGAGGACGGCACGGTGACGCGCTCCATCACGCCGCCATCGGTGCCGGCGGCGGTACGGCCATTGCTGTGCCAGGCCAGCGCCAGGGTCGATGCAAAGAACACCGCGGCCGCGACGGCGGTCGACTTCGACAGGAAGTTCGACGAGCCCGAGGCGCCGAACAGGCTGCCCGAGGCGCCCGAACCGAAGGCCGCGCCCATGTCGGCGCCCTTGCCGTGCTGGACCAGCACCAGGCCGATGATGGCCAGGGCAGAAATAACCTGCACAACAATAATCAGATTGAACACGGTGTTCATTACAATTCCATTTCCAAGTTAAACGACGTCGATTGACTGCTATGAATGCTCTATCTCTAAAGCTTGATTACTTTTGAAACTGTGAATCTCTCAATTCGCTGAGCGAATGATGCCGAGGAAGTCCGCCGCTTTCAGCGCCGCACCGCCGATCAGGCCGCCGTCAATATCCGGCTGCGCCATCAGGTCCGCCGCATTATCCGGCTTCATGCTGCCGCCGTACAGCACCAGCGTGCGCTGCGCGGCATCGGCGTTGCATCCGCGCAGTTTCTGGCGCAGGCCGGCGTGAACTTCCTGGGCCATTTCCGGAGTTGCGGTCTT from Massilia varians encodes:
- a CDS encoding NADH-quinone oxidoreductase subunit A, giving the protein MNLENYLPVLLFILIGIGVGVAPQVLGRILGPHRPDAAKLSPYECGFEAFEDARMKFDVRYYLVAILFILFDLETAFFFPWGVSMRELGWTGFITMMVFIAEFVVGFWYIWKKGALDWE
- the nuoE gene encoding NADH-quinone oxidoreductase subunit NuoE — its product is MLSQETYKKIDRELAKYPADQRQSAVMASLAHAQVELGWLSPETMQEVADYIGMPAIAVQEVATFYNMYNLKPVGKAKITVCTNLPCALSGGERAGQYLKDKLGIDYRETTADGQFTLVEGECMGACGDAPVMLVNNHRMCSFMNDQKIDALVEELKK
- the secG gene encoding preprotein translocase subunit SecG, which encodes MNTVFNLIIVVQVISALAIIGLVLVQHGKGADMGAAFGSGASGSLFGASGSSNFLSKSTAVAAAVFFASTLALAWHSNGRTAAGTDGGVMERVTVPSSQAPATGIPTDVPGAGPNAGATTAVPANDIPQTPGVAVPAAPGEAAPAPAAPAAAAPAAPAPAPTK
- the nuoF gene encoding NADH-quinone oxidoreductase subunit NuoF — encoded protein: MSSLHDRHINPLILKDLNGDNWRLADYVKRGGYSALRKILEGGVAPEQIIADLKASGLRGRGGAGFPTGLKWSFMPRQYPGQKYLVCNTDEGEPGTFKDRDIIRYNPHALIEGMAIGAYAMGITVGYNYIHGEIFQEYLRFEEALEEARAAGFLGDNIMGSNFSFQLHAHHGYGAYICGEETALLESLEGKKGQPRFKPPFPASFGLYGKPTTINNTETFAAVPFLLNIGPENYMALGKPNNGGTKIFSISGDVERPGNYEVPLGTPFAKLMELAGGMRGGKKIKAVIPGGSSAPVIRGEVMMDTDLDYDSIAKAGSMLGSGAVIVMDETRCMVKSLLRLSYFYYEESCGQCTPCREGTGWMYRMVHRIENGKGRPEDMDLLNNIAGNIKGRTICALGDAAAMPVEAMIKNFREEFEYHIEHKHCLVPAYL
- a CDS encoding NADH-quinone oxidoreductase subunit C; the protein is MTTKLETLELALKNALGEGAAIKQALGEVTVVVKAADYIKTMQALRDDPALAFEEMIDLCGVDYSQYGEGTWDGPRFAVVVHLLSLQHNWRVRVRTFCVDDDMPMVESITPIWRAANWFEREAFDLFGILFDGHGDLRRILTDYGFIGHPFRKDFPITGYVEMRYDPEQKRVIYQPVTIEPRENIPRVIREETYGTSK
- a CDS encoding NuoB/complex I 20 kDa subunit family protein: MAIEGVLNEGFITTTADKLINWARTGSMFPMTFGLACCAVEMMHVGAARYDLDRFGIVFRPSPRQSDVMIVAGTLCNKMAPALRKVYDQMAEPRWVISMGSCANGGGYYHYSYSVVRGCDRIVPVDVYVPGCPPTAEALLYGILQLQNKIKRTNTIAR
- a CDS encoding NADH-quinone oxidoreductase subunit D, whose product is MAELKNYTLNFGPQHPAAHGVLRLVLELDGEVIQRADPHIGLLHRGTEKLAETRTYLQSVPYMDRLDYVSMMCNEHGYVLAIEKLLGIEAPIRAQYIRTMFDEITRILNHLMWLGAHALDIGAMGPFLYAFRDREDLFDVYEAVSGARMHAAYYRPGGVYRDLPDRMPQHRESPIRSKKAIDELNRDRQGSVLDFIDAFTKRFDGYVDEYETLLTDNRIWKQRTVGIGVVSPEDAKAMGFSGAMLRGSGVAWDLRKTQPYAAYDKVEFDIPVGTNGDSYDRYLVRVEEMRQSNRIIKQCIAWLRVNQGPVMIDNHKIAPPNRMDMKSNMESLIHHFKLFTEGFHVPEGEAYAAVEHPKGEFGIYIVSDGANKPYRLKIRTPDYVHLQSLDEMSRGHMIADAVAIIGTQDIVFGSIDR